The Cyclobacteriaceae bacterium genome includes a region encoding these proteins:
- a CDS encoding plasma-membrane proton-efflux P-type ATPase: protein MNDPEKISKQITDPARGLSQPDVETLRKQHGYNEVLGKETNALILFLKKFWGLTAWMLELIIILSWILNRHSDAYIVIGLLVFNAVIGFIQEHSAASAVETLKKKLQINVKVLREGVWKTLPARELVPGDVIRIRTGDFVPADINITTGELNIDQSALTGESLEIEKKSGETIYAGSIVTKGESTGRVTLTGAHTKFGKTIELVKTAKPKSHIEEVISRVVKWLLLIVGTLLSVALIFSILKGIHLLEILPLLLVLLLGAIPVALTAMFTVSMAIASKELVKQGVLVTRLNAPDDAASMDILCVDKTGTLTMNKLSVAKLLAAKDHTEDEVILYGALASQEANHDSIDMAFITSAKEKNLLDKSYVQKTFIPFDPQNRKTEATITIGSEEFNVIKGSLSVITHLCQLDEATLKAWEIKVNDLGKEGFRVVAVARSEKNNKPQFVGVTALHDPPRMESKKLINEIKTLGVTIKMLTGDALPIAVEIASAVGIGSSVVKASDLKEGNLEELLEKIDGVAEVYPKDKYDIVTALQANGHIVGMTGDGVNDAPALKQAEVGIAVSNATDVAKGAASIVLINEGLVNIISPIKVGRMMFERINTWILNKIARTILKTCFVVFAFLLLGKFTITASAMLIMIFMTDFVKISLSTDNVKWSQRPARWNINGLAKIGIIIGLLMTVEAFGLLYLGLHYFSLTTDNEALNTFCFEMLLFFALFSIFVVREKNHFWHTPPSKTLLYIISADLILGIVFSTFGLLGFKAIPLSQTIVVLLYTAAFSFIVNDLVKVFILRKWPLEPIIRPI from the coding sequence ATGAACGATCCAGAAAAGATTTCTAAGCAAATTACCGACCCCGCCAGAGGATTAAGTCAACCTGATGTAGAAACGTTGCGCAAGCAGCATGGCTATAACGAGGTTCTCGGAAAAGAAACGAATGCCCTTATTCTGTTTCTGAAAAAATTCTGGGGCCTTACTGCCTGGATGCTAGAATTGATCATTATTCTTTCGTGGATACTCAACCGGCATTCAGATGCCTATATTGTCATAGGTCTACTCGTATTCAACGCAGTCATCGGATTTATCCAGGAGCACAGCGCTGCCAGCGCGGTAGAAACCCTGAAGAAAAAACTGCAGATCAATGTCAAAGTACTCAGAGAAGGTGTCTGGAAAACACTGCCTGCCCGAGAGCTCGTTCCCGGCGATGTCATCCGGATTAGAACTGGGGATTTCGTTCCTGCCGATATAAACATTACAACAGGAGAACTCAATATTGATCAATCAGCACTCACCGGAGAATCCCTTGAAATAGAAAAAAAGAGCGGCGAAACGATTTATGCAGGCTCAATCGTCACCAAGGGAGAATCAACTGGCAGGGTGACATTGACCGGAGCCCATACGAAGTTTGGCAAAACCATTGAACTGGTAAAAACCGCCAAGCCTAAATCACATATTGAAGAGGTCATTTCCAGAGTGGTAAAATGGCTATTGCTAATCGTTGGCACATTACTATCCGTCGCGTTGATTTTCTCCATTCTGAAAGGGATTCATCTTTTGGAAATACTTCCTTTGTTGCTGGTGCTCCTGCTGGGAGCCATTCCCGTTGCCCTGACAGCCATGTTCACGGTGAGCATGGCGATCGCTTCAAAAGAACTGGTAAAACAGGGGGTGCTGGTGACACGACTAAACGCCCCCGATGATGCAGCGAGCATGGATATTTTGTGTGTGGACAAAACAGGCACGCTCACGATGAATAAACTGTCTGTTGCAAAACTATTGGCTGCGAAAGACCATACAGAGGACGAAGTGATATTGTACGGAGCGCTGGCGTCTCAGGAAGCCAACCACGATTCAATTGACATGGCGTTCATTACTTCGGCAAAAGAGAAAAATCTTCTGGATAAATCGTACGTTCAAAAAACCTTCATTCCCTTCGATCCACAGAATCGAAAAACAGAAGCAACCATCACCATCGGCTCAGAAGAATTTAACGTCATTAAAGGTTCGTTGAGTGTAATCACACATCTCTGCCAACTGGACGAAGCAACCCTGAAAGCTTGGGAGATCAAGGTAAATGATTTAGGAAAAGAAGGTTTCAGAGTAGTAGCCGTTGCCAGATCTGAGAAAAACAATAAACCGCAGTTCGTTGGCGTGACAGCATTACACGATCCTCCCCGGATGGAGTCTAAAAAACTTATTAACGAAATCAAAACGTTAGGCGTAACGATCAAGATGCTTACCGGTGACGCTCTTCCGATTGCAGTGGAAATTGCCAGCGCAGTAGGTATTGGCAGCAGCGTTGTAAAAGCGTCCGACCTAAAGGAAGGAAATCTTGAAGAACTCCTTGAGAAGATCGATGGCGTGGCAGAAGTCTATCCAAAGGATAAATATGATATTGTAACGGCTCTTCAAGCCAATGGTCATATTGTTGGCATGACGGGAGATGGCGTAAACGATGCACCTGCGTTAAAGCAAGCGGAAGTTGGAATTGCCGTCAGCAACGCTACCGATGTAGCGAAGGGTGCTGCCAGTATTGTTTTAATCAACGAAGGCTTAGTCAATATAATCAGTCCAATAAAGGTTGGCCGGATGATGTTTGAACGCATCAACACCTGGATCTTAAACAAGATTGCCAGAACCATCCTAAAGACGTGCTTCGTAGTATTTGCCTTTCTGCTGCTGGGCAAATTTACCATCACTGCGTCGGCGATGCTGATTATGATTTTTATGACGGACTTTGTAAAAATATCGCTGTCCACCGATAATGTAAAATGGTCCCAACGACCTGCCCGGTGGAATATCAATGGATTAGCGAAAATAGGAATCATTATCGGGCTGTTAATGACCGTGGAAGCTTTCGGGCTTCTCTATCTGGGCTTGCACTATTTCAGTTTAACGACTGACAATGAAGCGCTCAATACCTTCTGCTTTGAAATGCTTCTATTCTTTGCTTTGTTTTCAATATTCGTTGTCCGGGAGAAAAATCACTTCTGGCACACCCCTCCCAGCAAAACACTCCTTTATATAATATCAGCAGACCTGATCCTCGGCATTGTTTTTTCAACCTTCGGTTTATTGGGCTTCAAAGCCATCCCCTTAAGTCAAACCATTGTTGTCCTTCTCTACACGGCCGCATTCTCATTCATTGTAAATGACCTGGTTAAAGTATTTATTTTAAGAAAATGGCCGTTGGAACCTATTATTCGACCGATATGA
- a CDS encoding polyphosphate kinase, translating to MIKLKALSTLPDDTFSKKDCNDELKVLHKKLFELQNVFYADSRFALLIIFQGLDTSGKDGTIRHVMSCMNPMGVQVKAFKEPTTEERTHDFLWRIFPHFPAKGIIEVFNRSYYEDILVPSIEESLSQERIHHRCTLISRLEEHFESDKTLVLKFFLHVSQAEQEKRIQERLTQPHKRWKYSKEDETVAERWNKYVKVYDMIVNECSSPAWNIIPSDKRWYRNFAVAKILTEHLEALHLHYPASVKSK from the coding sequence ATGATTAAACTGAAAGCGCTTTCTACCTTGCCTGATGATACATTCTCAAAGAAGGATTGTAACGACGAATTGAAAGTACTGCACAAGAAGCTTTTTGAATTACAAAATGTCTTCTACGCCGATAGCCGATTTGCATTGTTAATCATTTTTCAGGGTCTTGACACCTCAGGGAAAGATGGAACCATACGGCATGTCATGTCGTGTATGAATCCGATGGGTGTTCAGGTGAAGGCCTTCAAGGAACCAACAACAGAAGAAAGAACACATGACTTTCTTTGGAGAATATTTCCTCACTTTCCGGCAAAGGGAATAATAGAAGTATTCAATCGATCCTACTATGAGGATATTCTGGTCCCCTCCATTGAAGAATCGCTTTCACAGGAACGTATTCACCACCGTTGTACGCTGATTAGCCGCCTGGAGGAACACTTTGAATCGGACAAGACGCTGGTGCTTAAATTCTTCCTGCACGTTTCTCAGGCAGAACAGGAAAAGCGAATTCAGGAACGCCTGACCCAGCCACATAAACGATGGAAATACTCCAAAGAAGATGAAACGGTAGCAGAGCGATGGAATAAATATGTGAAGGTGTATGACATGATTGTAAATGAGTGCAGCAGCCCCGCCTGGAACATTATTCCCTCCGACAAGCGATGGTATCGCAATTTTGCCGTGGCTAAAATCCTAACGGAGCATCTGGAGGCGCTCCACTTGCATTATCCTGCCTCCGTGAAATCTAAATAA
- the trxA gene encoding thioredoxin produces MAHGNFSALIKEDGATLVDFSAEWCGPCKMMKPILEELKAKVGDKVRIIKVDVDKNPQVASSYQIQGVPTLILFKGGEIKWRQSGVVQVHQLEKVVNQYSA; encoded by the coding sequence ATGGCACACGGAAATTTTTCAGCATTGATTAAAGAGGACGGCGCAACACTGGTGGATTTTTCTGCCGAGTGGTGTGGTCCCTGTAAAATGATGAAACCGATCCTTGAAGAGCTGAAAGCAAAAGTCGGTGACAAGGTTCGAATCATTAAAGTGGATGTGGACAAGAATCCTCAGGTCGCGAGTAGTTATCAGATCCAGGGTGTTCCGACACTCATACTTTTCAAAGGGGGTGAGATCAAGTGGCGCCAGTCGGGGGTCGTGCAAGTGCATCAACTTGAGAAAGTTGTCAATCAATATTCGGCTTGA
- a CDS encoding OsmC family peroxiredoxin: MEPHYYNIDIAWSKERKGMMCSPELKSGLERNSGCIEVATPPEFPKGMPGIWSPEHLFTASVSSCLMTTFLAIAENSKLEFISFRCGSKGKLEQVEGKFMMTEVLLEPVVVLKDEKDVDRAMKVLLKSEANCLISNSIKSKVTMKPVVEVQLQEA; the protein is encoded by the coding sequence ATGGAACCACACTATTATAATATCGACATTGCCTGGAGCAAGGAACGAAAAGGAATGATGTGCTCTCCTGAATTGAAGTCAGGATTGGAACGGAATAGTGGTTGCATTGAAGTGGCCACTCCTCCGGAATTTCCAAAAGGCATGCCCGGTATCTGGTCTCCGGAACATTTATTTACCGCATCAGTCAGCAGTTGCCTGATGACGACGTTCCTTGCCATCGCAGAAAATTCAAAACTCGAATTTATTTCGTTTCGGTGTGGCTCAAAGGGGAAACTCGAACAGGTCGAAGGAAAATTTATGATGACCGAGGTTTTACTGGAACCGGTTGTCGTTTTAAAGGATGAGAAGGACGTAGACCGGGCCATGAAGGTCTTGTTAAAATCCGAGGCTAACTGCCTGATTTCAAATTCCATAAAATCAAAGGTGACAATGAAGCCCGTCGTGGAGGTTCAACTACAGGAAGCATAG
- a CDS encoding rhodanese-like domain-containing protein has protein sequence MIETLKKIFGISPSVDFAQLAKNGAVILDVRTKSEYANGHVQGSLNISVDQLKENLRRLPNKEKPIITCCASGMRSATAMAILKSNGYQQVFNGGSWASLKHKL, from the coding sequence ATGATTGAAACGTTAAAGAAAATATTTGGAATATCTCCTTCCGTGGACTTCGCACAGCTAGCCAAGAATGGTGCAGTGATCCTCGATGTCCGTACCAAGAGCGAATACGCCAATGGTCACGTTCAGGGATCGTTAAATATCTCCGTAGACCAGTTGAAGGAAAATCTGCGTCGGTTGCCGAACAAGGAAAAACCGATCATCACCTGCTGCGCGTCGGGAATGCGGAGCGCTACCGCAATGGCCATCCTGAAGTCTAACGGATATCAGCAGGTGTTCAATGGCGGAAGCTGGGCAAGCTTAAAACATAAATTATAA
- a CDS encoding DUF2892 domain-containing protein gives MKKNMGSVDRIIRLIIAAVVVALYYTGTITGTLGIVLMVLAAVFVLTSLVSVCPLYLPFGLSTLMRKKNVQH, from the coding sequence ATGAAAAAGAATATGGGTTCTGTGGATCGCATTATCCGGTTGATAATAGCGGCGGTTGTTGTTGCACTCTATTACACGGGTACCATCACGGGAACACTGGGGATTGTATTGATGGTGCTCGCTGCCGTCTTTGTTCTTACCAGCCTGGTAAGTGTTTGTCCACTGTACCTTCCGTTTGGACTGAGTACGCTGATGCGAAAGAAAAATGTTCAGCATTAA
- a CDS encoding rhodanese-like domain-containing protein: MKAQQTTRSFEDLTSGQFQQKLSENNNALLVDVRTQEEFDSVRLPEAINIDVMDRSFVEKIAVLDAGKTYFVYCRSGGRSRQACAVIASKGLHVYNLSGGIGSWKGPVVSSINA, encoded by the coding sequence ATGAAAGCACAGCAAACAACCCGGTCTTTCGAAGATCTTACCAGTGGACAGTTTCAACAGAAACTCTCAGAGAATAACAATGCATTGCTTGTCGATGTACGAACTCAGGAAGAGTTTGACAGCGTCAGACTACCAGAGGCGATCAACATAGACGTGATGGACAGATCATTTGTTGAGAAAATAGCCGTATTGGATGCCGGTAAAACGTATTTCGTTTATTGCCGCAGCGGCGGTAGAAGCCGCCAGGCCTGCGCGGTGATAGCCTCCAAAGGCCTTCATGTCTATAATTTGTCAGGTGGGATTGGGAGCTGGAAGGGACCGGTTGTAAGTAGTATCAATGCATGA